The following nucleotide sequence is from Tachyglossus aculeatus isolate mTacAcu1 chromosome 11, mTacAcu1.pri, whole genome shotgun sequence.
ACCATTTGTACAACAGAAGTTGGTGTCCTCATGCTGAGCGAACAATAGGGAACCATCCTGTCTTTGAATAGGATCGGTTAGTTTAGAGTCGGAGATTTTTATGTTTAATTTACAAGTGGATCCTAGTGAGAAGAAATCTGAGGAACTAGTGGAAACAAATGTGAAATAAAAGGATTTTATAATGAGAGGTTCTGTATAATCTGTTAAACAATCGACACAGTTTAATAGCAAACTGTTTTTGAGGACATTCAGACAGGGAGAAACGCTATATGTTATTCAACTTTAAACTGCAGAATTATTTCTTCTGAGTGGCGAGCATTTTCTTTTAAGCAGCTATCTTCCTTTAAGTTGATGTTTAATCAGAAACTTAAATCCTGTTCCCGCTTTATAGCACTAAAGAGTTTTTTGGACCAAATCTTTAAGGGGCGTAAAAACTGCCGTTCAGAACGTATTGAAGTACACGCCTTGATTTAGTGGAACGGGAGCTGGGGCCGCATTCTTTAATTTTAAACATGTAGACTCTAGGAGCCAGAAAGATTCTGTGAGTGAATTTGATTCTCGTTTTTCTTTTAACCtagcagggggtggggtggggtggggtgggggaggagagaggatggtagGACTCCCCTTTTGCGTTCCGCAGCGCCTGTGATGGAGCAGTAGTTTTTGACGTGAATCAAGTGTGTCCGTCATGGGATCGGACCAAGCGCAGGTTGGAGAGTGGAAGCTTGGAGGTTGGGGGCGGGTTCCCGAGTCTTCAGCTCAGTCCTTTGGTGATATGCATTTTATTTTCCTTGTCAACAACTGATTGGAACCTGAATGACTACAAATTAGTTTAGTGACAGGACCAACTGTCACCGCTATCTTCGAATCGGTTGAAAATGAGTAAGGCTGACAGGAACTGGATAGTCTAATGAGACCTTTGAATTGTTCCACGGGGCAAGGTGGCAACGCGACAATAAAGAGTATGAAATATTGGAAATCAATACTCGGTTATGGAATTTCATCGTGCCCCCGGTGTTTCAGTTCACTGTTTCTGTCAAATTTCTGACGGAGTATCCAAGGGCCATGATGAGCTGTGAGAAGGTGGGCCGGTAGGGAACCCTCCGCGGTAGGCGCCGAGAAGGACTGAGTCTCGAGCCCTGTCAGTGGGGTAGGTTTACTGAGGGGCGGCCAAGGCCGCAGCCGCCGACGATCggggctgggaaggaaaaaatcaaGAAACAAAGCCATTGGGGAAGAATCAGATGAAGAAATGACTTTCTGTATTTCTGCTCCTTCCCTAACCCCACGTCTTTTGATGTTTCAGGAGACACGGAGAAGGGTCAGGCCGGTCGAAGCGCTAAGAACAAGGGGGCTCATGTCTGTGGCAGGTGCTGCGCTGAGTTCTTTGAATTATCAGATCTCCTGCAACACAAGAAGAACTGCACTAAAAATCAATTAGTTTTAATTGTGAATGAAAATCCAGCGTCTCCTTCCGAAAccttctcccccagctccccttctGATAATCCTGACGAACAGATGAATGGCCTAGTTAATAACACAGATCGAGTAGACTGCAGTGACCTTTCAGAGCAGAACAAACTTGACAGAGAAGAAGAATCTATGGAGGTGGAGGCCCCTGGCGCTCACAAAAGTGGTAGTGGTGCGGGGAGCCTCAGTGAGAGTATCACAAGCAGCAACAGCTCCTCGATGGGTACCTCAGCTATCGCAACCTCTCTACCTCAAATCGGGGACCTGGCAGCTCTGGGCAACTTTTCCGTGATCAACAGCAACGTCATCATCGAGAACCTGCAGAGCACGAAGGTCGCCGTTGCTCAATTCTCCCAGGAAGCGAGACACAACGGGGCCTCCCCCAATAAACTGGCCGTCCCGGCCCTCATGGAGCAGCTCATGGCCCTACAGCAGCAGCAGATCCACCAGTTGCAACTGATCGAGCAGATCCGACACCAAATATTGCTGTTGGCTTCCCAAAACGCCGACCTGCCAACGCCTTCCGGCTCTTCTCAAGGTACTTTACGAACATCTGCCAACCCCCTGTCCACGTTAAGCTCCCACTTATCCCAGCAGCTGGCGGCAGCAGCTGGATTAGCACAGAGCCTTGCGAGCCAATCTGCCAGCATCGGCGGTGTGAAACACCTGCCTCCGATCCAGCTACCTCAGAGCAACCCTGGCAGCACAGTCATCCCACCCGGCAATCGCTCGTCTCCAAATATCTCCATCTTGGCCGCGGCggtccccaccccttcctccgaGAAAGTGGCTTCGAGCGTCGGGGGCCCCCAGCTCAGCGCCCCACCGGCAAcgacgtcctcctcctcctgctcctcttcctcctcctcctcctcttcctcctcaccagcTTTCGCAATAAGCAGCTTGTTAAGTCCTGCATCGAATCCTCTTCTACCTCAACCTGCCCCCAGCAACCCTGttttccccagccccctgcccagcgTGGGAACCGCCGCGGAGGACCTGAACTCCCTGTCTGCCCTGGCCCAGCAGAGGAAAAGCAAGCCACCAAATGTAACGGCTTTCGAAGCCAAGAGCGCTTCGGATGAGGCATTCTTCAAACACAAGTGCAGGTTCTGCGCCAAGGTGTTTGGGagcgacagtgctctgcagatccACCTCCGCTCCCACACTGGCGAGAGGCCCTTCAAATGTAACATATGTGGGAACAGGTTCTCCACTAAGGGGAACCTGAAGGTGCACTTCCAGCGCCACAAAGAGAAATACCCTCACATCCAGATGAACCCTTACCCAGTGCCCGAGCACCTGGACAACATCCCCACCAGTACGGGGATCCCCTACGGAATGTCCATCCCCCCCGAGAAACCTGTCACCAGCTGGCTGGACACAAAGCCTGTTCTGCCCACGCTGACTGCCTCGGTCGGCCTGCCGCTTCCTCCGACGCTCCCCACCCTGACACCCTTCATCAAGACGGAGGAGCCCCCACCGGTCCCCATCGGGCCCCCCTCTGGCAGCCCGTCGGCCTCCATTAAGAGTGACCCAGGGGTGGCGGACCCCGCCCCGAGGAACCCCGGCGGGCTCCCCGAGGCTGCAGAGGGGGGTGACGGGCCCCCGCCCGCCCTCAAGCCAGAAGAGGGGGCCCCGCCCTCGGGCCCCCTCCCACGGCCCAGCAGCACCGTGAGCTCCCCAGCTGCCGAGCAAGGCCCCGGACCCACCGccacccccttccctggcccACTGGGACCCCTCATGTCAGAGCGGTTCAGGGCCAAGTTCCCCTTCGGGGGGCTCTTGGACGCGGCCCCAGCCTCGGAGACCTCGAAACTGCAGCAGCTGGTGGAAAACATCGACAAGAAGGCCCCGGACCCCAACCAGTGCATCATTTGCCACCGCGTGCTCAGCTGCCAGAGCGCGCTCAAGATGCACTACCGCACCCACACTGGAGAGCGGCCCTTCAAGTGCAAGATCTGCGGCCGGGCCTTCACCACCAAAGGGAATCTGAAGACCCACTACAGCGTGCACCGGGCCATGCCCCCGCTTCGAGTCCAGCACTCGTGCCCCATCTGCCAGAAGAAGTTCACCAATGCCGTTGTGCTGCAGCAGCACATTCGCATGCACATGGGGGGCCAGATCCCCAACACCCCAGTTGCGGACCACAGCTACCCCGAGTCGATGGAGTCCGACACCGGCTCCTTCGACGAGAAGACCTTCGACGACCCGGACAACTTCTCGGACGAGAACATGGAGGATGGCCCAGACGGCGGCGGCGTGCCCCCCGGCACCCCCAGGTCAGCCGACGCGTCCCACGACAGCCTGTCCTCGTCCCCGCTGCCACCGGAGATGTCCAGCATCGCTGCCCTGGAGAACCAGATGAAGCTGATCAACGCCGGGCTGGCCGAGCAGCTCCAGGCCAGCTTGAAGTCCGTGGAGAGTGGGTCGGTGGAGGGGGACAGGCTGACCAATGACTCCTCCTCCGTGGGGGGCGACGTGGAGAGCCAGAGTGCAGGGAGCCCGGCTCTTTCCGAGTCCACCTCCTCCACGCAGGCCCCGTCGCCAGCCAACAGCTCGCATGACTACCGCAAGTCGCCGAGTGTCGACGAGAAGCCGCCCCCTGGGGCCCCGCCTGCCGACTTCGCTGACGGCCCCTCTCCTGCCCCGGTCAACGGCGGGGCCCTGGATCTGACATCCGGTCACCCGGAGAAGCTCATCAAGGAGGATTCCTTGGGCCTGCTCTTCCCCTTCAGAGACCGGGGGAAGTTCAAAAACACCGCGTGCGACATCTGCGGGAAAACATTCGCTTGTCAGAGTGCCTTGGACATTCATTACCGAAGTCATACCAAAGAGAGACCCTTCATTTGCACAGTTTGCAATCGCGGCTTTTCTACAAAGGGTAATTTGAAGCAGCACATGTTGACACATCAGATGCGCGATCTACCATCACAACTTTTCGAGCCTAGCTCCGCTATGGGCCCCAATCAGAACTCTGCCACCCTCCCTGCCAGCGCCTTGTCGTCACTCATAAAGACCGAAGTGAATGGTTTCATGCACGGTTCCCCTCAGGAGAGCAAGGATGCCCCCCCAGGTCTGGCCCCCACGGGGCCTCTGACCTCTTCCGCCACCTCACCTGTcctgctccccaccctccccaggagAACCCCCAAGCAGCACTACTGCAACACGTGTGGGAAGACCTTCTCTTCCTCTAGCGCCCTGCAGATCCACGAAAGGACCCACACTGGGGAGAAGCCCTTCGCCTGCACTATCTGTGGGAGAGCTTTCACAACGAAAGGCAATCTTAAGGTATTGGGTTGGGGGGCTTCCcggccccaccctccccacaacccACAGACCCCCCAGAGGGCCCTGTTCAGATGCAGTGGCGGTGGTGTTGTCTGCCCAGTGACCGCTGGAGATTTGGGGTatgataacggtggtatttgttaaggccttactgtgtgccaggcacagtactaagcacctgggtggatatgagcaaattgagtcagatgcagtccctgtcccatgtggggctcacagtctcaatcttcattttacagatggggtaactgaggcacagataggtgaaatgacttgcccagggtcacacagcagacaagcagcagagccgggattaaaacccacgaccttctcagtcccaggcccatgctctatccactctgcctgGCAGGCCCTGGTTGATTATGGCTGCCGAGGGGTTTGCTCCTTGCTGGGCATGGGACGGGCTGAATGATCTGGTCCATCCACCCATTTCTGTTGCCTAGCTTAAGGGCACCGAATGAATTTCTCTACCTACCAAATAAGGCAGCCCCCCACGTTCCTCCCCATTGCCATGGGGTATTGATTAGAAATTGCCCGCTGCTCGGGGGTCACGGGACATGTGGATCTCTTCAAAAGCAGCGGCCTCCTTTATGTATGCTTCTATTGTTCCTAACATTGCCAagctgagatttaaaaaaaatgcaataGCTAGCAGGAACAATCATAATTTATTACGTTACATTTCCTTCCAATATGGACCGGAGGAAAAAAAGCAAATAGGCTTAAGTTCTAAGGCACCAGTTGAGCCCACTTGCTTTTCTGTTGACAGAGTATTTCTCTGGGGATTGCTGCCAGTAATGTGAGCTGAATAATTACTTTCTGGCCATTCTGTCTATACGCTAGGCTCTCCAACGGGCAatcgggggggcgggggttgtTAACTTCTTTCCATCTGAAAAGGACATTTATAGGGTAGAGGGTGTCAGATACAATCCTTACCATTGCAATGAAAGTGGACATAACAATTCTAACCCTGAAAGTAGCTATCTGCAACTGGCTTAATTGCATGAGGCCATTTTAAGTTAAATACACGTAATAAAAAAAGAGTAAGCACAGCATTGTTCAGGGGGAGGAAACCAGGCCTGGGGGTGTCAGGAGAGTGTCCGAATGACACATATATGTTATCACTGGCTGGATGAAAAGTATTGTATCTTCTATCTTGTCCAGTGCCCTTCAGATAACGAGAATGGACACTGAACCTGTTAGCTTTGTCTCGTTCTTGGTTATAAGTCTAAATGGATTTTGATCATaaaacctttctctctctctctctctctctctctctctctctctctctctcttcttcctcctcctcctcctctcaggtCCACATGGGCACCCATATGTGGAACAGCACCCCGGCAAGACGAGGCAGGAGACTTTCAGTGGATGGTCCAATGACGTTCCTAGGAGGCAATCCTGTAAAATTCCCAGAAATGTTCCAGAAAGATTTGGCTGCAAGGTCAGGAAACGGGGACCCATCCAGCTTCTGGAATCAGTATGCAGCCGCGCTTTCCAATGGCTTGGCTATGAAGACCAACGAGATCTCCGTCATTCAGAACGGTGGCCTCCCTCCAATTCCTGGAAGCCTTGGCAACGGCAGTAGTTCACCTATTAGTGGGTTGACGGGAAGTTTGGAGAAGCTCCAGAACGCTGAACCAAACGCACCTCTAGCTGGTCTGGAGAAAATGGCAAGCAGTGAAAATGGAACAAACTTCCGCTTTACCCATTTCGTGGAGGAAAACAAAGAGATCGTCACAAATTAAAGAGAACCGACTTTACGAAGAAAACGTTCCTGCAGAGAATGCACCGTAGGgttgcttttgtttgtttttttgttttgtttcgggttttgggattttttttcttggttttttttttttttgctgtttttttcCACCCCAACACCGATCTATGAACTACAACATTAAGACATTCTTTTGTACCATGTTCGACTTCTAGAGTTCTAAGAGAGCTTATTTATTAGTGATATAACCTTGCTTTGCAAACAAATGAAAGCATTCGCTTTGGTCTCCTGTATTTTGAACTAAATACTAATGGACTAGAGTGTTGTAAACTTGCTGTAACATTTATGGCAGTTGCAAAGTCTGTTCTGCTAGGTGATCTTATTCTGATATTAACTTATTTTCTATATCCAATTTAACATGAACTCTGGTGTTGATGCAATGCCTCAGTGATGCATTAGATCTCTAATAAAGTCTGTATATAAATGTACACTTTGATCCTGCTGGATATTTTATCAGCAAAACACAATTGTTTAATCTTCCAAAACAGATCTGAGGAAAGAACTGAAGGCTGAAAGTACAGACTGAACAGTGTGGTTCTTAGGAAAAGGCTCAGTTTTTGATTTTTATTATAAAATTAAAACTGCTTTAATTTTTGTAGGTTTAACACTTTCCGTTTTGAACTGTTATTTGTATTGTGCTTTTTACTTGAGTCGTCTTAATTGTTAATAAGTTTCTGTACAGTAATAAGCACGCAAATTATTAGAGAAGATACAGAAGTGTTGTTTTGGTAGTTGAAACTGAGACGTAACATTTTGCCTTGTAGGTATATTCATTATAGAAAATGTGCTGGAATTTCACAATGCTGCTAAGTATAGCATCTTGAACAACCTTCCGTGGAAAAAATATAGATGCTCCTGTATATACAATAAGAAATATCACTTTCATTAAAATGTACATATGTTCCTTAAAAGAGCAAACTCTTCTTCTTGATCAAGGGAACAGGTATAGTGTTTGTTTATTTTGTATTAGGTatggaaaaaaaaacttggaCTGTTACATGCACTTTCTTGGAAAGTTGAAAGGAAAAGGGGTCCAGTTTCTTTAACATTTATTACCTACTAACAGCAGAGATACTGTAATTTTACTTGAGTAATCAAATACATTTTTTGCAACAGAGAAAACGAAATGTGGTGTCTGTGTTTTTAAAGTAGATCTGTATTTAGTGATGACCGTGAATgtaatttccttttcctcctcgggTAGCAGTGAATTCTccaggcatgtgtgtgtgtatgtatgtacagtaTATGCAACTGCAGAGTCATGCATGATGTGTATTGCACACAGCCAAGACTTTTTTTCATATCTGCTTGAAGTCCCAAGATTTTCTCTAGAATTGCTCTTACAGAGGTGTGACATAGTCTGACAATGAtttcttttaaattttaaaaatgctGCTATTAATATCCTTATAACAAGACCAGGTAAGTTTTCTTTTGAAGGAAATGTATACAGGGTTAGAAGGTTGAATTGTTTCCATTGTGATAAAACCTAAAACCACTTTGAGTTGTATGTTAGACGTGTTTAATGCTACTGTGCACTGTACGGCAATGTCTGAAAATTCCCGAAATAGAGAGGATTGTAACCTGACTGTGAAATTCACTCATGTCTAGCACTCTAGGACTATTACCCAGGAAAGGAGGGGTTTggtgtgtgtgagggtgtgtgtgtgtgtgtgtgtgtgtgtgtgtgtgtgtgtgtgtgtgtgtgtgtgtgtgtgtgtgtgtgtgtgtgtgtgtttgtgtgtgaggatgggtgtgtggagagggagggggagtgcTCTCATAAAAATGGAAATTACAAACATTTTGTAGTTCTAAAATCAGTATAGACTTTTAGCCAAGTTTCAAGCAGCTGAGCTTTCAAGCTCAATGTAGGCTGCATATTCATTTTGCCCTCCAATAACTTCAAGCTCATTTGctgctctttttattttatttacttttccCAGGCcattttttgggaaaaaaaaaatccaaatctaTTTTCCCAGTTGTTTCAgctttgggtggggaggggaatggccgAGGCTGAGCCATGGAGTCAGGGTAGTGACAGCTCACTACTTCTGTGAGGGTGGAATTTATCTTTCATTTCAATCTGCATCCTAAATAAACGTGGACAcaccatcccccttttacaatggGATTTAACTATTTTGCTCTTGGGTGTTAGGGGCCAGGTGCCCCTGGCCTGAGCCTGGGAGGATgctggctggggggtgggggtggctctTGGGTCAACCGCTGCTCCCTGATACCTCTCGCCCAAAAGGACCCCCCCACCACTGCCCTGTTGTCAGGAACTGAGCCCCTCGCAATGCTCCACAGTGTGGTGGGCCCTCCCGCCCATATCCTCATCTGCTTCTCTCCCCGTAGGGGTGATATGGGGGTGGGATGCTGCGTTGAGATTCAGTCGGGGGGAATCGGAACCTACCCTGTGGCTGCCCGGGTTGGgactcctcccccgcctcccaacCTGGGAATGAAAGACAAGTTTGGGAAGGCAATTTACTTTTGGAAAAGTAGGGATACTTGAGGTCCAGAGTCAGGTGTCCATGGTCCTTgatggggctgggtggggcttctctccctgccctcgCACTCTTCCCATCCCAGCCCTATCCTACACTGGGGAGAGGGTTAGGGGTGCCCTACATGGGTAAGAGTCCCAAACACCAGGCCTCACTACCATGGGGGCAGAGATGGGCACATGGTCTCGAGAGGATGACCTTCCCTTCGCTTAAAGCCTAGGGTGGAGGGTCTGGGAGAAGATTTCTAACCTGTCCCGGGAACTTTCCCCACAACCCCATCCCTGCTGTCCGCCTTCTCTCCAGGTCAAGAATGGGCCTGAGTTCCCTGCTCCTGCTTCTTCCAGCAGAGCTCTTCACTCCTCCACCACCTCTCAGGCCCTGCCGACCAGCCTTCCACTCCTATCAATCGGTGCTTTGCCAGGATCAGTTTCCCTTCTTGCAGCTGCTTGACACTGGCCACAGTACCCAAAATGCTAAATATAAATCTAAATTTATAAAGGAACAGTGTTTATTTTAAGGAAGTGAATGTTACAGTAACTCCCCCCACTTTTCAGTTATTTGAATTTCACCACGTTTATTCTGGAATTAAGGATCCGTAACCGTAGTGCACTGCTCACTCCCACTCATTCCTGACTACCTTAAATTTAGAGTTTTGCTATGTAAAGGTCATAAAACCTGTGAGCTAAATAAATCCCTTTTAGTTAGCACTGTGCCCACACCTTTCTAGTGGGTggattctttttctctttttctctctttctctctccttccctcctcggaACCCCCTTgttttgcttctctttctccatctttttTCATTCCCTAGGAAAGCCCCCGAGGGAATGATTGTCTGTGAAGATGGGCAATATCAGGTactaatactaacaaaatatcattgttattaagcgcttactatgtgccagacactgtactaagcactggggtgg
It contains:
- the SALL1 gene encoding sal-like protein 1; the protein is MSRRKQAKPQHFQSDPELARLPQRDGDTEKGQAGRSAKNKGAHVCGRCCAEFFELSDLLQHKKNCTKNQLVLIVNENPASPSETFSPSSPSDNPDEQMNGLVNNTDRVDCSDLSEQNKLDREEESMEVEAPGAHKSGSGAGSLSESITSSNSSSMGTSAIATSLPQIGDLAALGNFSVINSNVIIENLQSTKVAVAQFSQEARHNGASPNKLAVPALMEQLMALQQQQIHQLQLIEQIRHQILLLASQNADLPTPSGSSQGTLRTSANPLSTLSSHLSQQLAAAAGLAQSLASQSASIGGVKHLPPIQLPQSNPGSTVIPPGNRSSPNISILAAAVPTPSSEKVASSVGGPQLSAPPATTSSSSCSSSSSSSSSSSPAFAISSLLSPASNPLLPQPAPSNPVFPSPLPSVGTAAEDLNSLSALAQQRKSKPPNVTAFEAKSASDEAFFKHKCRFCAKVFGSDSALQIHLRSHTGERPFKCNICGNRFSTKGNLKVHFQRHKEKYPHIQMNPYPVPEHLDNIPTSTGIPYGMSIPPEKPVTSWLDTKPVLPTLTASVGLPLPPTLPTLTPFIKTEEPPPVPIGPPSGSPSASIKSDPGVADPAPRNPGGLPEAAEGGDGPPPALKPEEGAPPSGPLPRPSSTVSSPAAEQGPGPTATPFPGPLGPLMSERFRAKFPFGGLLDAAPASETSKLQQLVENIDKKAPDPNQCIICHRVLSCQSALKMHYRTHTGERPFKCKICGRAFTTKGNLKTHYSVHRAMPPLRVQHSCPICQKKFTNAVVLQQHIRMHMGGQIPNTPVADHSYPESMESDTGSFDEKTFDDPDNFSDENMEDGPDGGGVPPGTPRSADASHDSLSSSPLPPEMSSIAALENQMKLINAGLAEQLQASLKSVESGSVEGDRLTNDSSSVGGDVESQSAGSPALSESTSSTQAPSPANSSHDYRKSPSVDEKPPPGAPPADFADGPSPAPVNGGALDLTSGHPEKLIKEDSLGLLFPFRDRGKFKNTACDICGKTFACQSALDIHYRSHTKERPFICTVCNRGFSTKGNLKQHMLTHQMRDLPSQLFEPSSAMGPNQNSATLPASALSSLIKTEVNGFMHGSPQESKDAPPGLAPTGPLTSSATSPVLLPTLPRRTPKQHYCNTCGKTFSSSSALQIHERTHTGEKPFACTICGRAFTTKGNLKVHMGTHMWNSTPARRGRRLSVDGPMTFLGGNPVKFPEMFQKDLAARSGNGDPSSFWNQYAAALSNGLAMKTNEISVIQNGGLPPIPGSLGNGSSSPISGLTGSLEKLQNAEPNAPLAGLEKMASSENGTNFRFTHFVEENKEIVTN